A single region of the Paraburkholderia sprentiae WSM5005 genome encodes:
- the def gene encoding peptide deformylase, which translates to MALLSILNYPDKRLHKVAKPVAEVNDRIRRLVADMAETMYAAPGVGLAATQVDVHERVIVIDVSETHDELLAFINPEIVWSSDERKLSEEGCLSVPGIYDNVERAEKVRVRALNEKGETFELDCEGLLAVCIQHEMDHLMGRVFVEYLSPLKQTRIKSKMKKLAHAM; encoded by the coding sequence ATGGCTTTACTGAGCATCCTCAATTACCCGGACAAACGACTGCACAAGGTGGCCAAGCCAGTCGCGGAGGTCAACGACCGTATCCGCCGTCTCGTCGCGGACATGGCCGAAACGATGTATGCGGCGCCCGGCGTCGGCCTCGCCGCCACCCAGGTGGACGTGCACGAGCGCGTCATCGTGATCGACGTGTCGGAAACGCACGACGAACTGCTCGCGTTCATCAACCCGGAAATCGTCTGGTCGAGCGATGAGAGGAAGCTGTCGGAGGAGGGCTGCCTGTCGGTGCCCGGCATCTACGACAACGTCGAACGTGCCGAGAAAGTGCGCGTGCGCGCGCTGAACGAGAAGGGTGAAACCTTCGAGCTCGATTGCGAAGGGCTTCTGGCCGTGTGCATCCAGCACGAGATGGATCACCTGATGGGCCGCGTGTTCGTCGAATATCTGTCGCCGCTCAAGCAAACGCGCATCAAGAGCAAGATGAAGAAGCTCGCCCACGCGATGTAA
- the fmt gene encoding methionyl-tRNA formyltransferase — MSHSLRVIFAGTPEFAAAALAAIHRAGFAVPLVLTQPDRPAGRGMKLQASPVKRYAQEHGLALAQPTSLRRTGKYPQEAAAAIEQLRATPHDVMVVAAYGLILPQEVLDVPRFGCINIHASLLPRWRGAAPIHRAIEAGDAQTGITLMRMDAGLDTGAMISELRTPIFADDTTATLHERLAEDGAKLIVDALIELERTGKLASTPQPADGVTYAEKIAKHEAALDWRRPAEALARQVRAFDPFPGGTGTLEDGSTVKIWAATAASASDSNKAPGTITEVSSDGVLVACGEGVLRLTQLQKPGGKRLPVREFLAGSPLVAGQRFELPGAE, encoded by the coding sequence ATGAGTCATTCGTTGCGCGTCATCTTTGCCGGTACGCCGGAATTCGCCGCGGCCGCGCTGGCCGCGATTCATCGCGCCGGGTTTGCCGTGCCGCTCGTGTTGACGCAGCCAGACCGGCCCGCGGGACGCGGCATGAAGCTGCAGGCGAGTCCGGTCAAGCGCTACGCGCAGGAGCACGGCCTTGCGCTCGCGCAGCCCACCTCGCTGCGCCGCACCGGCAAATATCCGCAGGAAGCCGCCGCCGCGATCGAGCAACTGCGCGCGACGCCGCACGACGTGATGGTGGTCGCCGCCTATGGGCTGATCCTGCCGCAGGAGGTGCTCGACGTTCCGCGCTTCGGCTGCATCAACATTCACGCGTCGCTGCTGCCGCGCTGGCGCGGCGCGGCGCCGATTCATCGCGCGATCGAAGCGGGCGACGCGCAAACCGGCATCACGCTGATGCGGATGGATGCGGGCCTCGACACTGGCGCGATGATTTCCGAACTGCGCACGCCCATCTTCGCCGACGACACGACTGCCACGCTGCACGAGCGTCTCGCCGAAGACGGCGCGAAGCTGATCGTCGACGCGCTGATCGAGCTCGAGCGCACCGGCAAGCTGGCTTCGACCCCGCAGCCGGCCGATGGCGTGACCTACGCGGAGAAAATCGCCAAGCACGAAGCGGCACTCGACTGGCGCCGCCCGGCCGAGGCGCTTGCGCGCCAGGTGCGCGCGTTCGACCCATTCCCCGGCGGCACCGGCACGCTCGAAGACGGCAGCACCGTCAAGATCTGGGCCGCCACCGCCGCGTCGGCGTCTGACAGCAACAAGGCGCCAGGCACCATCACCGAGGTTTCGTCCGACGGCGTACTGGTCGCTTGCGGCGAAGGCGTACTCCGTCTGACGCAATTGCAGAAGCCCGGCGGCAAGCGCCTGCCCGTGCGTGAATTCCTTGCTGGCTCGCCGCTCGTCGCAGGACAGCGCTTCGAGCTTCCCGGCGCAGAATAA